A window of the Streptomyces sp. NBC_00454 genome harbors these coding sequences:
- a CDS encoding bifunctional UDP-sugar hydrolase/5'-nucleotidase — protein MAFDRRTFLGTSAATGAAVALAGATSTPAAAADGAVGAASAAGSKTYAFTVMGTTDLHGNVFNWDYFTDKEFDDKAHNDVGLAKISTLVNQVRAEKGRRNTLLIDAGDTIQGTQLSYYYAKVDPITARRGPVHPMAQAMNAIGYDAAALGNHEFNYGIPVLRKFEEQCDFPLLGANALDAKTLRPAFPPYSMHRLRTPHGRDVKVAVLGLTNPGIAIWDKANVQGKMTFPGLEEQAAKYVPRLRSLGADVVIVSAHSGSSGTSSYGDQLPYIENAAGLVAEQVPGIDAILVGHAHTEIPEYRVKNKATGKDVVLSEPLKWGQRLTLFDFELTWAKGCWSVAKVSARVLNSNTAVEDPEIVRLLSDEHRKVVGYVNQVIGTSTQAMSSADGPVKDVAIIDLISHVQAETVKAALAGTEWAALPVLSQASCFSRTASIPAGQVTIKDAAGLYPFENTLEARLMTGAQMKAYLEYSAKYYVRTAPGEVVDPAKLTNSESTPDYNYDAVYGLAYDIDVSAPVGSRIVGLSFQGKPVDPAAQFVLAVNNYRASGGGNFPHVPQARQLWANSEEIRNTIIQWVKAKGTVDPAQFASVDWRLTRAGAPVF, from the coding sequence ATGGCGTTCGACCGTAGGACATTTCTGGGCACTTCGGCTGCGACGGGTGCGGCTGTGGCGTTGGCGGGGGCCACGAGCACCCCGGCCGCCGCGGCTGACGGGGCTGTCGGTGCGGCCTCGGCCGCGGGGTCGAAGACGTACGCGTTCACGGTGATGGGGACGACGGACCTGCACGGGAACGTCTTCAACTGGGACTACTTCACGGACAAGGAGTTCGACGACAAGGCGCACAACGATGTCGGTCTGGCGAAGATCTCCACGTTGGTGAATCAGGTGCGGGCGGAGAAGGGGCGGCGCAATACGCTGCTGATCGATGCCGGTGACACCATTCAGGGCACGCAGTTGTCGTACTACTACGCGAAGGTGGATCCGATCACCGCGCGGCGCGGTCCGGTGCATCCGATGGCGCAGGCGATGAATGCGATCGGGTACGACGCGGCGGCGCTGGGGAACCACGAGTTCAACTACGGCATTCCGGTGCTGCGCAAGTTCGAGGAGCAGTGTGATTTCCCGCTGCTGGGGGCGAATGCGCTGGATGCCAAGACGTTGCGGCCGGCGTTCCCTCCGTACAGCATGCACCGGCTGCGCACTCCGCACGGGCGGGATGTGAAGGTGGCGGTGCTGGGTCTGACGAATCCGGGGATCGCGATCTGGGACAAGGCGAACGTGCAGGGGAAGATGACGTTCCCGGGCCTCGAGGAGCAGGCGGCGAAGTACGTGCCGCGGCTGCGGTCGCTGGGTGCCGATGTGGTGATCGTGTCGGCGCATTCGGGTTCGAGCGGTACGTCTTCGTACGGTGACCAGTTGCCGTACATCGAGAACGCGGCGGGTCTGGTGGCGGAGCAGGTGCCGGGGATCGACGCGATCCTCGTGGGCCACGCGCACACGGAGATCCCGGAGTACCGGGTGAAGAACAAGGCGACCGGCAAGGACGTGGTGTTGTCGGAGCCGCTGAAGTGGGGGCAGCGGCTGACGCTGTTCGACTTCGAGCTGACCTGGGCGAAGGGCTGCTGGTCGGTGGCGAAGGTGTCGGCGCGGGTGCTGAATTCGAATACGGCGGTGGAGGACCCGGAGATAGTCCGGCTGCTGTCGGACGAGCACCGCAAGGTGGTGGGTTACGTCAATCAGGTGATCGGTACGTCCACGCAGGCGATGTCCTCGGCGGATGGTCCGGTCAAGGACGTGGCGATCATCGACCTGATCAGCCATGTGCAGGCCGAGACGGTGAAGGCGGCGCTGGCGGGTACGGAGTGGGCGGCGCTGCCGGTGCTGTCGCAGGCTTCGTGTTTCTCCCGGACGGCGTCGATCCCGGCCGGTCAGGTGACCATCAAGGATGCGGCGGGTCTGTATCCGTTCGAGAACACGCTGGAGGCGCGGCTGATGACGGGCGCGCAGATGAAGGCGTATCTGGAGTACTCGGCGAAGTACTACGTGCGGACGGCGCCGGGCGAGGTGGTGGATCCGGCGAAGCTGACGAATTCCGAGAGCACGCCGGACTACAACTACGACGCCGTGTACGGGTTGGCGTACGACATCGACGTGTCGGCGCCGGTGGGTTCGCGGATCGTGGGGCTGTCCTTCCAGGGCAAGCCGGTGGATCCGGCGGCGCAGTTCGTGCTGGCCGTGAACAACTACCGGGCCTCTGGTGGCGGGAACTTCCCGCACGTGCCGCAGGCCAGGCAGTTGTGGGCCAATTCGGAGGAGATCCGTAACACGATCATCCAGTGGGTGAAGGCGAAGGGGACGGTGGACCCGGCGCAGTTCGCGTCCGTGGACTGGCGTCTGACCCGGGCCGGCGCACCGGTCTTCTAA
- a CDS encoding aspartate aminotransferase family protein: MTAPPGTGRGTAPLAGGAHGADALRPLLDTVLDALRTGARARGGPLPAGGPDAVSARVRAALGEVFPDHGHGDHEALRTLVHTLAAGAADPADPLCAAHLHCPPLAVAAAADLAASALNPSLDSWDQAPAASAIEALLTRTLAAEFYDTPNPDAVLTTGGTEANQLAVLLARERHGPGLTVLHGANAHHSVPRAAWLLGLPPARALPTPNGTLDPATLAEALATTTGPVLVTATAGTTDAGLIDPLDPLADLCDQHRADLHIDAAYGGLLALSPRHRPKLAGLDRARSITLDLHKLGWQPVAAGLLTVPDSALLAPLAHQADYLNAEDDTEAGLPDLLGRSLRTTRRADAFKIAATLRSLGRDGLTHLIDHTCALAEHLARLLEAHPAFELHAAPTISTVLFRPTHADDTRLATLRRTLLLDGTAVLGRATADGRLWLKATLLNPHTTAGDLDTLVNLLEGSTHR; this comes from the coding sequence ATGACAGCGCCCCCCGGCACAGGCAGAGGCACCGCCCCGCTCGCCGGCGGAGCCCACGGCGCCGACGCCCTGCGACCCCTCCTCGACACCGTCCTCGACGCCCTGCGCACCGGAGCCCGCGCCCGCGGCGGACCGCTCCCCGCGGGCGGGCCCGACGCGGTGAGTGCCCGGGTCCGAGCCGCACTGGGCGAAGTGTTCCCCGACCACGGACACGGCGACCACGAAGCCCTGCGCACCCTCGTGCACACCCTCGCCGCCGGCGCCGCCGACCCCGCCGACCCCCTGTGCGCCGCCCACCTGCACTGCCCGCCCCTCGCCGTCGCGGCCGCCGCCGACCTCGCCGCCAGCGCACTGAACCCTTCCCTCGACTCCTGGGACCAGGCCCCCGCCGCCTCCGCCATCGAAGCGCTCCTCACCCGGACCCTCGCCGCCGAGTTCTACGACACCCCCAACCCCGACGCGGTCCTCACCACCGGCGGCACCGAAGCCAACCAACTGGCCGTCCTCCTCGCCCGCGAACGCCACGGACCCGGCCTCACCGTCCTGCACGGCGCCAACGCCCACCACTCCGTCCCGCGCGCCGCCTGGCTCCTGGGCCTGCCCCCCGCCCGCGCCCTCCCCACCCCCAACGGGACCCTCGACCCCGCCACCCTCGCCGAGGCCCTCGCCACCACCACCGGCCCCGTCCTCGTCACCGCCACCGCGGGCACCACCGACGCCGGCCTCATCGACCCCCTCGACCCCCTCGCCGACCTCTGCGACCAGCACCGCGCCGACCTCCACATCGACGCCGCATACGGCGGCCTCCTCGCCCTCAGCCCCCGCCACCGCCCCAAACTCGCAGGCCTCGACCGAGCCCGGTCGATCACCCTCGACCTCCACAAACTGGGCTGGCAACCCGTCGCCGCCGGACTCCTCACCGTCCCCGACAGCGCCCTCCTCGCCCCCCTCGCCCACCAGGCCGACTACCTCAACGCCGAAGACGACACCGAAGCCGGCCTGCCCGACCTCCTCGGCCGCTCCCTGCGCACCACCCGCCGCGCAGACGCCTTCAAAATCGCCGCCACCCTGCGCTCGCTCGGCCGCGACGGCCTCACCCACCTCATCGACCACACCTGCGCACTCGCCGAACACCTCGCCCGGCTCCTCGAAGCACACCCCGCCTTCGAACTCCACGCGGCGCCCACCATCAGCACCGTCCTGTTCCGGCCCACCCACGCCGACGACACCCGGCTCGCCACCCTGCGCCGCACCCTCCTCCTCGACGGCACCGCCGTCCTGGGACGGGCCACCGCGGACGGCCGCCTGTGGCTCAAAGCCACCCTGCTCAACCCCCACACCACCGCAGGGGACCTGGACACCCTCGTGAACCTCCTGGAAGGCAGCACCCACCGATGA
- a CDS encoding SIMPL domain-containing protein: MTQDASHQPYGTPEVPRVAVRGEATLEVDPEIARIGITVSARGTDRRTALEDLTRRNNAVLDLVKSYGDPVEKLETGAFSITPELTRHGRGERIRAYHGRVHLTAELNDFTTLGELTTRLADLELTQVDGPWWALRPTSPAHGEARRQAVLEAVQRAREYAAALGANLAALVELADLGAENAPTPFRASAPGAGMRTMAFSAAEETAPALDLEPQRQTVYAQVNARFTMTPPQL; this comes from the coding sequence ATGACCCAGGACGCATCGCACCAGCCCTACGGAACCCCCGAAGTCCCCCGCGTCGCCGTCCGCGGCGAAGCCACCCTCGAAGTCGACCCCGAGATCGCCCGCATCGGCATCACCGTCAGCGCCCGCGGCACCGACCGGCGCACCGCCCTCGAAGACCTCACCCGCCGCAACAACGCCGTCCTCGACCTCGTCAAAAGCTACGGCGACCCCGTCGAAAAACTCGAAACCGGCGCCTTCTCCATCACCCCCGAACTCACCCGACACGGCCGCGGCGAACGCATCCGCGCCTACCACGGACGCGTCCACCTCACCGCCGAACTCAACGACTTCACCACCCTCGGCGAACTCACCACCCGCCTCGCCGACCTCGAACTCACCCAAGTCGACGGCCCCTGGTGGGCCCTGCGCCCCACCTCGCCCGCCCACGGCGAAGCCCGCCGCCAGGCCGTACTCGAAGCCGTCCAGCGCGCCCGCGAATACGCCGCCGCCCTCGGAGCGAACCTCGCCGCCCTCGTCGAACTCGCCGACCTCGGAGCCGAGAACGCCCCCACCCCCTTCCGGGCGAGCGCCCCCGGAGCCGGCATGCGCACCATGGCCTTCAGCGCCGCCGAAGAAACCGCCCCCGCACTCGACCTGGAACCCCAGCGCCAGACCGTCTACGCGCAGGTGAACGCCCGCTTCACCATGACCCCTCCCCAGCTCTGA
- a CDS encoding lysine N(6)-hydroxylase/L-ornithine N(5)-oxygenase family protein: MTAQLDAPHDLVGIGIGPFNLSLAALAHGLPHQGAGELATAFYDQRRDFRWHPGLLIDGATLQVPFLADLVTLADPASPWSFLSYLKHKERLFPFYFAERFHIQRAEYDAYCRWVAGRLPGLHFGHQVDAVRWNPERDLFEVDFTQLDADGEAEALGRTYTRNLALGIGTAPYVPEPLRPLAEAPTVPVIHSSEYLDNRQRILGADHVTVIGSGQSGAEVFLDLLRSRPAGRERLTWLARTPSFAPMEYSKLGLEHFTPDYTRYFHALPEPVRDRLVPSQWQLHKGIDADTIAAIHEELYRRTLDGGWPDAVLTPGVSVRTAGRVATTKVELHLEHVDQGTRSRLTTDAVVLATGYRERPLTSLLAGLDPYLRKDSSGRPRIDDRYRMILDPTVTGSVFVQNGERHTHGVGAPDLGLAAWRSAAILNTLTGKEPYPQPTRTAFTTFGLEQREHSRPRHAGELLPLVEHP, from the coding sequence ATGACCGCCCAGCTCGATGCACCCCACGACCTCGTCGGAATCGGCATCGGCCCCTTCAACCTCTCCCTCGCCGCCCTCGCCCACGGCCTGCCCCACCAAGGCGCCGGCGAACTCGCCACCGCCTTCTACGACCAGCGCCGCGACTTCCGCTGGCACCCCGGACTCCTCATCGACGGAGCCACCCTCCAAGTCCCCTTCCTCGCCGACCTCGTCACCCTCGCCGACCCGGCCAGCCCCTGGTCCTTCCTCAGCTACCTCAAGCACAAGGAACGACTCTTCCCCTTCTACTTCGCCGAGCGCTTCCACATCCAGCGCGCCGAATACGACGCCTACTGCCGCTGGGTCGCAGGCCGCCTCCCCGGACTCCACTTCGGCCACCAGGTCGACGCCGTCCGCTGGAACCCCGAACGCGACCTCTTCGAAGTCGACTTCACCCAGCTCGACGCCGACGGAGAAGCCGAAGCCCTCGGCCGCACCTACACCCGCAACCTCGCCCTCGGCATCGGCACCGCCCCCTACGTCCCCGAACCGCTGCGCCCCCTCGCCGAAGCCCCTACCGTCCCGGTGATCCACTCCTCCGAGTACCTCGACAACCGCCAGCGCATCCTCGGCGCGGACCACGTCACCGTGATCGGATCGGGCCAGTCCGGAGCCGAGGTCTTCCTCGACCTCCTGCGCTCCCGCCCCGCCGGCCGCGAACGCCTCACCTGGCTCGCCCGCACCCCCTCCTTCGCCCCCATGGAGTACTCCAAGCTCGGCCTGGAACACTTCACCCCCGACTACACCCGCTACTTCCACGCCCTGCCCGAACCGGTCCGGGACCGACTCGTCCCCTCCCAGTGGCAACTCCACAAGGGCATCGATGCCGACACCATCGCCGCCATCCACGAGGAGCTCTACCGCCGCACCCTCGACGGAGGCTGGCCCGACGCCGTCCTCACCCCCGGAGTCAGCGTCCGCACCGCAGGCCGCGTCGCCACCACCAAGGTCGAACTCCACCTCGAACACGTGGACCAGGGCACCCGCTCCCGCCTCACCACCGACGCCGTCGTCCTCGCCACCGGCTACCGCGAACGGCCCCTCACCAGCCTCCTCGCAGGACTCGACCCCTACCTGCGCAAGGACTCCTCCGGCCGCCCCCGCATCGACGACCGCTACCGGATGATCCTCGACCCCACCGTCACCGGCAGCGTCTTCGTCCAGAACGGCGAACGCCACACCCACGGCGTCGGAGCCCCCGACCTCGGCCTCGCCGCCTGGCGCAGCGCCGCCATCCTGAACACCCTGACGGGCAAGGAGCCCTACCCGCAGCCCACCCGCACCGCCTTCACCACCTTCGGCCTCGAACAGCGGGAACACTCCCGCCCGCGGCACGCGGGGGAACTGCTCCCACTGGTCGAGCACCCATGA